A genomic region of Enterococcus sp. 12C11_DIV0727 contains the following coding sequences:
- a CDS encoding exonuclease SbcCD subunit D, producing the protein MRFLHTADWHIGKKLHGYDLLEEQTDAFKQILMIAKKEKVEAIVVAGDLYDRSVPSVEAIEVFNRMIVEMNLQEKFPVLAISGNHDSSTRLETGGPWFIQSDFHLNTRLDQAFQPVELANTQFFLLPYFEPISARLYFDNEEIRTIEQAMKEVIAAMEKQFKPNMAHVLVSHFFVAGSEKSDSETKLMVGGLDTVPLSLLESFDYVALGHLHGKNALQAENARYSGSPLKFSLSEMNQKKGVWIVDTQVNETTFEFQEIAPLRDVLQIEGSFKELTTPEIYEAINRENYLHIQLTDRAVIPNMMNQLRQIYPRVIGVERLFGREEQQKSNQAKKEIKTLAPTELVDQFFSEVTGEELTAQQHVWIKENLADIHQAERGK; encoded by the coding sequence ATGCGTTTTTTACATACAGCAGATTGGCATATTGGTAAAAAATTACATGGCTATGATTTATTAGAAGAGCAGACCGATGCATTCAAGCAAATTTTAATGATTGCTAAAAAGGAAAAAGTGGAGGCAATCGTTGTTGCGGGCGATTTGTATGATCGTTCAGTTCCTTCAGTAGAAGCAATCGAGGTCTTTAATCGGATGATCGTAGAAATGAACTTGCAGGAAAAATTTCCTGTGTTGGCAATTTCTGGAAATCATGATAGTAGTACTCGTTTAGAGACGGGAGGACCATGGTTTATTCAATCGGATTTTCACTTGAATACGCGTCTAGACCAAGCGTTTCAGCCAGTGGAACTGGCGAATACACAATTTTTCTTATTGCCATATTTTGAACCAATTTCAGCTCGTTTGTACTTTGATAATGAAGAGATTCGGACGATTGAACAAGCAATGAAGGAAGTCATTGCAGCAATGGAAAAACAATTCAAGCCTAATATGGCCCATGTTCTAGTTAGTCATTTTTTTGTCGCTGGCAGTGAAAAGTCTGACTCAGAAACCAAACTGATGGTTGGTGGTTTAGATACAGTCCCATTGTCATTATTAGAATCATTTGATTATGTCGCATTAGGCCATTTGCATGGGAAAAATGCGTTGCAAGCTGAAAATGCTCGTTATAGTGGATCCCCACTAAAATTTTCTTTGTCAGAAATGAACCAGAAAAAAGGGGTTTGGATCGTTGATACTCAAGTAAATGAAACAACATTTGAGTTTCAAGAGATTGCACCACTGAGAGATGTGTTGCAAATAGAAGGTAGTTTTAAAGAGCTGACGACACCAGAAATTTATGAAGCGATCAATCGTGAAAATTATTTACATATTCAATTAACAGATCGAGCTGTGATTCCAAATATGATGAATCAGCTACGGCAAATTTATCCGCGAGTGATCGGTGTTGAGCGTCTATTTGGAAGAGAAGAGCAACAAAAAAGCAATCAAGCCAAAAAAGAGATCAAAACCTTGGCGCCAACAGAGTTAGTTGACCAATTCTTTTCAGAAGTAACGGGAGAGGAATTGACGGCACAACAACACGTATGGATCAAAGAAAATCTAGCAGATATTCATCAAGCAGAAAGAGGGAAATAA
- a CDS encoding lysophospholipid acyltransferase family protein codes for MFFTFMRGVVRVVLLIINGNAHYEKKDRIPQNENFILVAPHRTWWEPLYLAVGGSPKKFSFMAKKELFKNPFLSFILKHANAFPVDREKPGPSAIKTPVKSLKNTDLSLVMFPSGTRHSSELKGGVALIAKMAKVPIVPAVYQGPLKLKDLFKRRRVTVRFGEPIDVSDIAKMDKEGIAEVERRMQASFDTLDKEIDPDFKYEVQE; via the coding sequence ATGTTTTTTACGTTTATGCGTGGCGTTGTCCGGGTTGTTTTATTGATTATCAACGGCAATGCACACTATGAAAAGAAAGACCGTATTCCTCAAAATGAAAATTTTATTTTAGTTGCTCCTCATAGAACATGGTGGGAGCCGTTATATTTAGCGGTTGGCGGATCACCAAAAAAGTTTAGTTTTATGGCGAAAAAAGAATTATTTAAGAATCCATTTTTAAGTTTTATTTTAAAACATGCGAATGCTTTCCCAGTAGATCGGGAAAAACCAGGTCCAAGTGCCATCAAAACACCTGTGAAAAGCTTAAAAAATACTGATTTAAGTTTAGTGATGTTTCCAAGTGGAACACGTCATTCGTCTGAGTTAAAAGGCGGCGTTGCCTTGATTGCCAAAATGGCGAAGGTGCCAATTGTTCCTGCAGTATATCAAGGACCATTAAAATTGAAAGATTTATTTAAACGTCGTCGTGTGACCGTTCGTTTTGGTGAGCCGATCGATGTAAGTGATATTGCTAAGATGGATAAAGAGGGGATTGCAGAAGTTGAACGTAGAATGCAGGCTTCTTTTGATACTCTAGACAAAGAAATCGATCCTGATTTTAAATACGAAGTACAAGAATAG
- a CDS encoding GNAT family N-acetyltransferase, which yields MIEFKPLAITENEACLFDLLSENQVEVKKVPVEENRVFSLALYDGNQYIGGITANKWMNATHISLLALSKSYRHQGYGTQLLKKAETFAKQEGAALITINTQDYQAKTFYEKQGYHVFGQLADTPFVGTTKYYIVKQI from the coding sequence ATGATCGAATTTAAACCACTCGCTATTACGGAAAACGAAGCTTGCCTGTTTGATTTACTTTCTGAAAATCAAGTAGAAGTCAAAAAAGTTCCTGTCGAAGAAAATAGAGTATTTTCCCTAGCACTTTATGATGGTAATCAATATATCGGTGGCATTACAGCGAATAAATGGATGAATGCTACCCATATCTCACTACTAGCACTCAGCAAATCATACCGTCATCAAGGCTATGGTACACAGTTACTAAAAAAAGCCGAAACTTTTGCTAAACAAGAAGGCGCAGCGCTTATCACAATCAATACTCAAGATTATCAAGCAAAAACATTCTATGAAAAACAGGGCTATCACGTTTTTGGACAACTAGCTGATACGCCTTTTGTTGGAACCACAAAATATTATATAGTTAAGCAAATTTAA
- a CDS encoding tRNA1(Val) (adenine(37)-N6)-methyltransferase codes for MLLPGERIDQLFADDIQIIQSKEVFSFSIDAVLLANFPAYPKNGNIVDLCAGNGAVGLFASRKTNAKITQIELQERLADMGQRSIQLNQLEEQLSMVELDLKQATTLIKPDSVDLVLCNPPYFKELPISQKNPNPHLAIARHEIHTTLTEVVEVSAKLLKTNGRLAMVHRPDRFLDILHAMESAHIAPKRVRFVYPKVGKEANTLLIEGIKQGKKDGFRVLPPLFTYDEQNNYSPEMKAMLYGN; via the coding sequence ATGTTATTACCAGGCGAACGAATCGATCAACTATTTGCAGATGATATTCAAATCATTCAAAGCAAAGAAGTTTTCTCTTTTTCCATTGATGCTGTCTTACTAGCAAATTTCCCAGCATATCCTAAAAATGGCAATATTGTAGATCTCTGTGCTGGAAATGGAGCCGTTGGTTTATTTGCTAGTCGCAAAACCAATGCAAAAATTACGCAAATCGAGTTGCAAGAGCGTCTAGCGGATATGGGTCAAAGAAGTATTCAACTAAATCAATTGGAAGAGCAACTGTCGATGGTTGAACTGGATTTAAAACAAGCAACTACCTTAATTAAACCAGACTCAGTTGATTTAGTTTTGTGTAATCCACCATATTTCAAAGAGCTGCCTATTAGTCAAAAAAATCCGAATCCTCATTTAGCAATCGCTCGTCATGAGATTCATACTACATTAACCGAAGTCGTTGAAGTCTCTGCAAAACTGCTAAAAACAAATGGCCGTTTAGCAATGGTTCATCGTCCTGATCGCTTTTTAGACATTTTACACGCAATGGAATCTGCCCATATTGCACCCAAACGAGTTCGTTTTGTCTATCCTAAAGTCGGTAAAGAAGCAAATACCTTATTGATTGAAGGAATCAAACAAGGGAAAAAAGACGGCTTTCGGGTTTTACCACCCTTGTTCACGTATGATGAACAAAATAACTACTCACCAGAAATGAAGGCGATGTTGTATGGAAACTGA
- a CDS encoding GIY-YIG nuclease family protein: METDHYFYVLHCKDDTFYGGYTTDPARRLQEHNSGTGAKYTRLSSRLPAKMIHVEKFTSRSDATKAEYAFKKLTRKHKIAYLIEKGVKKWP; the protein is encoded by the coding sequence ATGGAAACTGATCATTATTTTTATGTACTGCACTGCAAAGATGATACTTTTTATGGTGGCTACACAACTGATCCCGCGCGACGATTGCAAGAACATAATAGTGGTACAGGGGCAAAATACACACGACTTTCCTCCCGCTTACCTGCTAAAATGATCCATGTCGAAAAATTCACTAGCCGTAGTGATGCGACTAAAGCAGAATATGCTTTTAAAAAATTAACAAGAAAGCATAAAATTGCTTATTTAATAGAGAAAGGAGTAAAAAAATGGCCTTAA
- a CDS encoding GNAT family N-acetyltransferase, with protein sequence MALIIRPFNNNDATKIALLLKRNFLEINSNDYPLVQMHKLAAEYTPEKISTQAIFGHTYVAEINGTLVGTGTICPFWNSQTESIILSLFVQLEFHGQGIGSAIMKYLEQDEFYLRAHRIEVPASRTAKEFYLHLGYQLKHAEGIEDENGYIRMEKRR encoded by the coding sequence ATGGCCTTAATCATTCGACCATTCAACAATAATGATGCGACTAAAATTGCCCTACTCTTAAAAAGAAACTTCTTAGAAATAAACAGCAACGACTATCCACTTGTCCAGATGCACAAATTAGCTGCTGAATACACGCCAGAAAAAATTTCTACTCAAGCAATATTTGGTCATACTTATGTAGCTGAAATAAATGGTACTCTAGTCGGTACAGGAACGATTTGTCCATTTTGGAATAGTCAAACGGAAAGTATTATTTTGAGTCTGTTTGTTCAACTAGAATTCCATGGACAAGGGATTGGTTCAGCTATTATGAAGTACCTTGAACAAGATGAATTTTATCTTAGAGCGCATCGCATCGAAGTTCCTGCATCTAGAACTGCCAAAGAATTTTATCTACATTTAGGGTATCAGCTAAAACATGCTGAAGGCATTGAAGATGAGAACGGCTATATTCGGATGGAAAAGCGACGTTAA
- a CDS encoding low temperature requirement protein A, with the protein MCKWVDRFYYILPWGTYAIRFTVYAFSIFITAFFPIVMKKALEDFPTNFSHLTERYSLFTLLLFGEAVIAVASTFAFNKISIGSVLFFLLVVVMFLFYNAVYKSGIDRKKSTAGLVLIHSHYFVFVGLGLSIVLYENYVNGEIQPLFFILCLAASLVCFLGGSIVNMVVYSKREHNYLPFNSKSVLYFVAWIVASLLLQDFMVPFLFVNIVFLLFLLYKVKQELR; encoded by the coding sequence ATGTGCAAGTGGGTTGATCGGTTTTATTACATTTTACCTTGGGGGACCTATGCAATTCGCTTTACCGTATATGCTTTTTCAATTTTTATTACAGCCTTTTTCCCAATTGTAATGAAAAAAGCGTTAGAAGATTTTCCCACGAATTTTAGTCATTTGACGGAACGTTATAGTTTATTTACGTTATTATTATTTGGTGAAGCAGTGATTGCTGTAGCGAGTACGTTTGCCTTTAATAAGATAAGCATTGGTAGTGTTTTGTTCTTTCTGTTAGTTGTGGTGATGTTTCTCTTTTATAATGCTGTATACAAATCAGGGATTGACCGGAAAAAGTCGACAGCTGGCTTAGTATTGATCCATTCTCATTATTTTGTTTTTGTTGGTTTGGGGCTGTCGATCGTTTTATATGAAAATTATGTAAATGGCGAAATTCAACCGCTATTCTTTATTTTATGTTTGGCAGCAAGTTTGGTATGTTTCTTAGGTGGAAGCATTGTGAATATGGTTGTTTATAGTAAACGAGAGCATAACTATCTTCCGTTTAATAGTAAAAGTGTCTTGTATTTTGTAGCTTGGATCGTGGCAAGTTTACTACTACAAGATTTTATGGTACCATTTTTATTTGTTAATATTGTATTTCTGCTATTCTTACTTTATAAAGTTAAACAAGAGCTTAGATAG
- a CDS encoding low temperature requirement protein A: protein MQVLKKEVSEFELFYDLIFAYAISRIASILFVDANQVLSFQSLGEFLMLTLVFWTIWTYQTVFANRFSIKNKTSALFLFFDMFWVMVLAQSINVDFEKTHFTFAGATSILFFSIALQYYLKMRSTEDLVVKKLCYQLAIILCASGLIGFITFYLGGPMQFALPYMLFQFLLQPFSQL, encoded by the coding sequence ATGCAGGTATTAAAAAAAGAGGTTTCCGAATTCGAACTGTTTTATGATTTGATTTTTGCTTATGCCATTAGTCGTATTGCATCAATCTTGTTTGTTGATGCAAATCAAGTGTTATCTTTCCAAAGCCTAGGTGAATTTTTAATGTTGACGCTGGTATTTTGGACAATTTGGACCTATCAAACCGTTTTTGCTAATCGCTTTTCTATCAAAAATAAGACCAGTGCATTGTTTTTATTTTTTGATATGTTCTGGGTAATGGTTTTGGCTCAATCAATCAATGTGGATTTTGAAAAGACCCATTTTACTTTTGCCGGAGCTACATCGATCTTATTTTTTAGCATTGCATTACAGTATTATTTAAAAATGAGAAGTACAGAAGATCTTGTGGTCAAAAAATTATGTTATCAGCTGGCAATTATTTTATGTGCAAGTGGGTTGATCGGTTTTATTACATTTTACCTTGGGGGACCTATGCAATTCGCTTTACCGTATATGCTTTTTCAATTTTTATTACAGCCTTTTTCCCAATTGTAA
- a CDS encoding cysteine hydrolase family protein, whose protein sequence is MKALISIDYTNDFVATKGALTTGVAGQAIEEAIVTVTKAFTQNKDFVVYAIDRHDQNDPYHPENALFPPHNLANSSGRNLYGKLAEVYEKSCKNANVYWIDKRHYSAFSGTDLDIRLRERGISEVHLVGVCTDICVLHTAVDAYNLGYKIVIHKHSVASFDPVGHEWALNHFRQTLGAEIIE, encoded by the coding sequence ATGAAGGCATTGATTTCGATTGATTATACGAATGATTTTGTTGCGACAAAAGGCGCTTTGACCACGGGAGTTGCTGGACAAGCGATTGAAGAAGCAATCGTAACGGTGACAAAAGCGTTTACTCAAAATAAAGATTTCGTTGTTTATGCGATTGATAGGCACGACCAAAATGACCCGTATCATCCAGAAAATGCTTTGTTTCCACCTCATAATCTTGCGAATAGTTCTGGTCGAAATCTGTATGGGAAACTTGCAGAAGTCTATGAAAAAAGTTGTAAAAATGCTAATGTTTATTGGATCGATAAACGCCACTATTCAGCTTTCAGTGGAACTGATCTAGATATTCGTTTACGAGAAAGAGGCATTTCAGAAGTTCATTTAGTGGGTGTTTGTACAGATATTTGTGTATTGCACACCGCTGTGGATGCGTACAATTTAGGGTATAAAATCGTGATTCATAAACATTCGGTTGCAAGTTTTGATCCAGTAGGTCACGAATGGGCTTTGAACCATTTTAGACAAACCTTAGGTGCAGAAATAATAGAATAG
- a CDS encoding 5'-methylthioadenosine/adenosylhomocysteine nucleosidase has protein sequence MKIGIIGAMDQEVKILKESLSDMRSWERAGAVFVSGSLGRHEVIVVRSGIGKVLSAVTTTLLIHQYGVNMVINTGSAGGIGQGLAVGDVVIADKLAYFDVDVTGFGYKPGQLPGMPLYYESSDYLKLEMKKAAEKTGMSIRHGLIVTGDSFVNDKEKVKEIINEFPEALACEMEGAAIAQAAAQFNIPFLVVRAISDTADHEASQTFDEFIEEAGEKSAQMVINFVEHLV, from the coding sequence ATGAAAATTGGAATTATCGGCGCTATGGATCAAGAAGTAAAAATTTTAAAAGAGAGCTTATCTGATATGCGTTCTTGGGAAAGAGCTGGTGCAGTATTCGTTTCAGGTTCTTTAGGTCGTCATGAAGTGATCGTTGTCCGTTCAGGTATTGGAAAAGTGTTATCAGCTGTGACAACAACATTATTGATTCATCAGTATGGTGTGAACATGGTGATCAACACAGGGTCTGCTGGCGGTATCGGTCAAGGCTTAGCTGTAGGCGATGTCGTGATTGCCGATAAATTAGCTTATTTTGATGTAGATGTCACAGGATTTGGCTATAAACCAGGTCAATTACCAGGTATGCCGTTATATTATGAATCAAGCGATTATTTAAAATTAGAAATGAAAAAAGCGGCTGAAAAGACAGGTATGTCGATCCGTCATGGATTGATCGTAACTGGGGATTCATTTGTGAATGACAAAGAAAAGGTCAAAGAGATCATCAACGAATTTCCTGAAGCATTAGCTTGTGAAATGGAAGGTGCAGCGATCGCTCAAGCAGCGGCACAATTCAATATTCCATTTTTAGTTGTTAGAGCAATCAGTGACACAGCTGACCATGAAGCGTCACAAACATTTGATGAATTTATTGAAGAAGCAGGAGAAAAGTCAGCTCAAATGGTGATTAATTTTGTAGAACATCTTGTTTAG
- the macP gene encoding cell wall synthase accessory phosphoprotein MacP — protein MSKGPLVTRTELRRRKEEEEKAAKRIFEQEQKEADKEYRKKEKEISNFYRKEHKKQKEITKSRSNEQTKIRERSNTLTKAIIVVAILLAIVLFIVLNL, from the coding sequence ATGAGTAAAGGTCCGCTGGTCACTCGGACAGAATTACGGAGACGAAAAGAAGAAGAAGAAAAGGCCGCAAAACGAATATTTGAGCAGGAACAAAAAGAAGCGGATAAAGAGTACCGTAAAAAGGAAAAAGAAATCTCGAATTTCTACCGAAAAGAACACAAGAAGCAAAAAGAAATAACCAAATCACGCTCAAATGAGCAAACAAAAATTCGCGAACGCAGTAATACGCTGACCAAAGCGATTATTGTTGTGGCAATTTTGTTGGCTATTGTACTATTTATAGTATTGAATTTATAG
- a CDS encoding NUDIX hydrolase translates to MMNFEEFEEKTISRKEIFKGKIIDVVLDEVRLPNGETGTRELVFHPGAVAVIPITADHKMIMVKQFRKPMEKILLEIPAGKIDPGEQHHPKVTAERELEEETGYRANKFTFVTSMYVSPGFADELLHIYYAEDLEKVPNPRPQDDDEVLELYTLTLDEAKAEIASGLICDAKTIFAVQYWELQQLKELLKEDKR, encoded by the coding sequence ATGATGAACTTTGAAGAGTTTGAAGAAAAGACGATTTCTAGAAAAGAAATATTTAAAGGTAAGATCATTGACGTTGTTTTAGACGAAGTCCGCTTACCAAATGGAGAAACTGGTACTCGTGAATTGGTTTTCCATCCAGGAGCGGTTGCAGTCATTCCGATTACAGCCGATCATAAAATGATCATGGTCAAACAATTTAGAAAACCGATGGAAAAAATTCTTTTAGAGATTCCTGCTGGAAAAATCGATCCTGGTGAACAACATCACCCAAAAGTAACAGCAGAACGGGAATTAGAAGAAGAAACTGGTTATCGGGCTAATAAATTTACCTTTGTAACGTCGATGTACGTTTCGCCTGGGTTCGCTGATGAACTCCTTCATATTTATTATGCAGAAGACTTAGAAAAAGTGCCTAATCCTCGTCCTCAAGATGATGATGAAGTTTTAGAATTATATACACTAACATTGGATGAAGCAAAAGCAGAAATCGCCAGTGGCTTGATTTGCGATGCAAAAACGATATTTGCTGTACAGTATTGGGAACTGCAACAATTAAAAGAGCTGCTGAAGGAGGATAAACGATGA
- a CDS encoding 5-bromo-4-chloroindolyl phosphate hydrolysis family protein — translation MRNRNMFIIIAGLFLVGLILRLVTGIHTPVIAVALLILLILFFVGSKKKPGKTEDPLPNLTKTKEEHYASLGMTDQEIDFFRDTMNITKKQIVQLQENMNASTKLRAIDLRNDTIRVSKALFKELVKEPKKLHLANHFLYTHLPNLVDLTSKYLEIDDHEIKNKQTYEKLEESAQIIDQVSKLIKKDYEQFVAEDLEDLDVEISVAKNSLKRDNEGNNHQE, via the coding sequence ATGAGAAATAGAAACATGTTCATAATAATTGCAGGTTTATTTTTAGTAGGTTTAATTTTGCGCCTTGTCACTGGTATCCATACACCAGTTATTGCTGTGGCTCTTTTGATCCTATTGATTTTATTTTTTGTCGGATCAAAGAAAAAGCCTGGAAAAACAGAAGATCCACTGCCTAACCTTACGAAAACTAAAGAAGAGCATTATGCCAGTTTAGGAATGACCGATCAGGAAATCGATTTTTTCCGTGATACAATGAACATTACCAAGAAACAAATCGTTCAGCTACAAGAGAATATGAATGCCTCTACTAAATTAAGAGCGATCGACTTACGCAATGATACAATAAGAGTTTCAAAAGCATTGTTTAAAGAATTAGTGAAAGAACCAAAAAAATTGCATTTAGCGAATCACTTTCTTTACACTCACCTACCTAACTTAGTTGATTTAACAAGCAAATACTTGGAAATCGATGATCATGAGATCAAAAATAAACAAACTTATGAAAAGTTAGAGGAAAGTGCACAAATCATCGATCAAGTCTCTAAATTGATCAAAAAAGACTATGAACAGTTTGTAGCAGAGGATTTAGAAGACTTAGATGTTGAGATTTCTGTTGCTAAAAATAGCTTAAAAAGAGATAATGAAGGTAACAATCATCAAGAATAA
- a CDS encoding toxic anion resistance protein, which produces MENDPKNVTPVNDTLDDLLNNPFSTPVDSLTTTQQSEISALQDQQVAERLVDKLPADRQAQARELASKIDVQDSQAVITYGSAAQTKLSEFSQSMLNHVQAQDIGPVGDSLTDLMYRLSEANPDQLKAGEGNFFSKMLGKVKQSVFEITAKYQKIGAQIDKISIKLDHEKNGLLKDNLMLDQLYNKNKDYFDALNIYIAAGELKMEELQTTIIPEAMKKAEVSGDQMDVQIANDYTQFLDRLDKRTHDLRLARQITIQQAPQIRLIQNTNQALAEKIQASINTAIPLWKNQVVIALTLLRQKDAVTAQRQVSETTNDLLKKNSEMLKISAIETAKENERGIVDIDTLQKTQNDLVETIQETLRIQQEGKEKRRAAEIELGHMEEDLKSKLLELTQ; this is translated from the coding sequence ATGGAAAATGACCCAAAAAATGTAACACCAGTGAATGATACACTGGATGATTTATTAAATAATCCCTTTTCAACCCCTGTTGACTCATTGACTACGACTCAACAGAGTGAAATTTCTGCATTACAAGATCAACAAGTTGCTGAACGTTTAGTTGATAAACTACCTGCTGATAGACAAGCTCAAGCAAGAGAGCTTGCTTCAAAAATCGATGTTCAAGATTCGCAAGCAGTTATCACGTATGGATCAGCCGCACAAACAAAGCTAAGTGAATTTTCACAATCAATGTTAAATCATGTACAAGCACAAGATATCGGACCTGTCGGTGATTCATTGACTGATTTGATGTATCGTTTAAGCGAAGCAAACCCTGATCAGCTTAAAGCTGGTGAAGGAAATTTCTTTTCAAAAATGCTTGGAAAAGTTAAACAATCTGTTTTTGAAATCACTGCAAAATACCAAAAAATCGGTGCTCAAATCGATAAAATTTCAATCAAGTTAGATCATGAAAAAAATGGTCTTTTAAAAGACAACTTAATGTTGGATCAATTATATAATAAAAACAAAGACTATTTTGATGCGTTGAATATTTATATTGCTGCTGGAGAATTGAAGATGGAAGAATTACAAACCACCATTATTCCCGAAGCCATGAAAAAAGCTGAAGTCTCAGGCGATCAGATGGATGTTCAAATTGCAAATGACTACACCCAATTTTTAGATCGTTTAGATAAACGAACACACGACTTACGTTTGGCACGTCAAATCACGATCCAACAAGCACCACAAATTCGTTTGATCCAAAATACAAACCAAGCATTGGCAGAAAAAATCCAAGCGTCAATCAATACTGCCATCCCACTGTGGAAAAACCAAGTGGTCATTGCTTTAACACTCTTACGTCAAAAAGATGCTGTTACAGCACAACGCCAAGTTTCTGAAACAACCAATGACCTATTGAAGAAAAATTCTGAAATGCTTAAAATCTCTGCCATCGAAACTGCTAAAGAAAATGAGCGTGGTATCGTTGACATTGATACATTACAAAAAACACAAAATGATTTAGTTGAAACAATTCAAGAAACCCTAAGAATTCAGCAAGAAGGTAAAGAAAAACGTCGTGCAGCTGAAATTGAATTAGGACATATGGAAGAAGATTTGAAGAGTAAATTATTAGAATTAACTCAATAA
- a CDS encoding mannitol-1-phosphate 5-dehydrogenase — translation MTKLAVHFGAGNIGRGFIGWLLVQAGYKLVFADVNEAIVAQINEQGEYEVILANEEQEQFTVQGIKAVNSITETEELATYISKAEIITTAVGPTILPKLAEIIAKGIELRKNEQDYLTVIACENMIGGSEIIRSAVLPLLSTEAKEYANEFVAFPNSAVDRIVPNQHHKNPLTVTVEPFYEWVVEAPMNKSNAPKIAGLNYVPDLTPYIERKLFTVNTGHAVTAYFGHMRDIESIEDAIHNEKVLFIVRSALEETGALLEKKFQFSHQEHQAYIDKIIERFKNPYVSDYVTRVGRSPIRKIGENDRFIQPARQFVEAFNETPKALAIAIAAAMKFEEPTDAEACALQEAIKEQGLDQAIEQYTGLKPYTKLFEKIRTSYHELV, via the coding sequence ATGACAAAATTAGCTGTTCATTTTGGTGCTGGTAATATTGGGCGAGGATTTATTGGGTGGTTGTTGGTTCAAGCAGGTTATAAACTGGTATTTGCTGATGTGAATGAAGCAATCGTAGCTCAGATCAATGAACAAGGAGAATATGAGGTTATTTTGGCAAATGAGGAACAAGAACAATTTACTGTTCAAGGAATCAAGGCCGTTAATAGTATAACTGAAACTGAAGAGTTAGCGACTTATATTAGCAAAGCCGAGATAATAACAACTGCGGTCGGGCCAACAATTTTACCAAAATTGGCAGAAATCATTGCCAAAGGGATCGAGCTAAGAAAAAATGAGCAAGACTATTTGACTGTGATTGCTTGTGAAAATATGATTGGGGGCTCTGAAATTATTCGATCAGCCGTGTTGCCACTTTTATCTACTGAGGCTAAAGAATATGCGAATGAATTTGTTGCGTTTCCTAATTCTGCGGTAGATCGGATCGTACCAAACCAGCATCATAAAAATCCTTTAACTGTAACGGTAGAGCCATTTTATGAATGGGTAGTAGAAGCGCCTATGAATAAAAGTAATGCACCAAAAATCGCCGGATTAAACTATGTGCCAGATCTAACGCCTTATATTGAGCGGAAACTATTTACCGTTAATACAGGTCATGCTGTGACAGCCTACTTTGGGCATATGCGAGATATAGAATCAATTGAAGATGCGATCCATAATGAAAAAGTGCTCTTTATCGTACGTAGTGCTTTGGAGGAGACGGGGGCGTTATTAGAAAAAAAATTTCAATTTTCCCACCAAGAGCACCAAGCGTATATCGATAAAATTATTGAACGTTTTAAAAATCCCTATGTTTCAGATTATGTAACTCGCGTCGGCCGCTCGCCAATTAGGAAAATTGGCGAAAATGATCGGTTTATTCAACCGGCGAGACAATTTGTGGAAGCTTTTAATGAAACACCAAAAGCGTTGGCGATTGCGATTGCGGCAGCAATGAAATTTGAAGAGCCAACAGATGCCGAAGCATGCGCATTGCAAGAGGCGATTAAAGAGCAGGGATTGGATCAAGCGATTGAACAGTACACTGGATTAAAACCATATACAAAATTATTTGAAAAAATTCGCACATCTTATCATGAATTAGTCTAA